In Antechinus flavipes isolate AdamAnt ecotype Samford, QLD, Australia chromosome 3, AdamAnt_v2, whole genome shotgun sequence, a genomic segment contains:
- the LOC127558049 gene encoding olfactory receptor 150-like has translation MERGNYSLVTEFILIGLTDHPKLQLPLFFLFLGIYVVTVLGNLGMIILIGLSSHLHNPMYYFLCNLSFIDFCQSTVITPKMLVNFVSEKNTISYSDCMTQFYFFGFFAISECQMLAVMAYDRYVAICHPLRYSLIMTYQVCSWLVSGVYALGLIGATAHTGCMLRVFFCKEYAINHYFCDLLPLLKLACSSTYVNDVVTLVSSTFNIFFPTLTIICSYVFIIASILKIQSTEGRSKAFSTCSSHIVAVGVFFGSLAFMYLQPSSVSSMDQGKVSSVFYTIIVPMLNPLIYSLRNKDVKISLREVIKRTF, from the coding sequence atggagagaggaaaTTATTCACTGGTGACCGAGTTCATTCTCATAGGATTGACAGACCATCCTAAGCTCCAGCTGCCACTCTTCTTCCTATTCCTAGGGATTTATGTAGTCACTGTGCTGGGGAACCTGGGCATGATTATACTTATTGGGCTGAGTTCACATCTACATAACCCCATGTATTATTTCCTCTGTAATTTGTCCTTCATTGATTTCTGTCAATCAACTGTCATTACACCCAAGATGCTAGTGAATTTTGTATCAGAGAAGAACACAATCTCTTATTCTGACTGCATGACTCAGTTctatttttttgggttttttgccaTTTCTGAATGTCAAATGTTGGCTGTCATGGCATATGACCGCTATGTTGCTATATGCCATCCCCTCCGTTATAGTCTTATCATGACCTATCAGGTATGCTCATGGTTGGTGAGTGGAGTGTATGCATTGGGCCTAATTGGGGCAACAGCTCACACTGGCTGCATGCTTAGAGTGTTTTTCTGTAAGGAATATGCAATTAATCATTATTTCTGTGATCTCCTTCCACTCTTGAAGCTTGCTTGTTCTAGCACCTATGTCAATGATGTAGTGACTCTGGTCTCCAGcacatttaatatctttttcccAACACTGACCATTATTTGCTCTTATGTTTTTATCATtgctagcattttaaaaattcagtccaCTGAAGGCAGATCAAAAGCCTTCAGTACCTGCAGCTCCCATATTGTAGCAGTTGGTGTATTCTTTGGCTCTCTTGCATTCATGTACTTGCAGCCATCTTCAGTCAGCTCCATGGATCAGGGGAAAGTGTCCTCTGTCTTTTACACTATTATTGTGCCCATGCTAAATCCCCTCATCTATAGTCTGAGGAATAAAGATGTCAAAATTTCATTGAGGGAAGTGATAAAAAGAACATTCTAG